In a genomic window of Epinephelus lanceolatus isolate andai-2023 chromosome 3, ASM4190304v1, whole genome shotgun sequence:
- the crybb1l2 gene encoding crystallin, beta B1, like 2 — protein sequence MSAGGEKSKSASQTDGKAAQNKISEMGMMSYKMCVFDQENFQGRCIEINGECMNVCDMGMDRVRSLRVDCGPFVGFEQMNFCGEMFILEKGEYPRWDSWSNCQKNDYLLSFRPVRMDPEKHKICLYEVGEFKGRKMEIMDDDVPSLFSYGFTDRVGSIMVSCGTWVGYQFPGYRGSQYLLEKGDFRHFNEFGARCPQMQSIRRIRDMQWHPHGCYTMSSK from the exons ATGTCTGCTGGAGGAGAAAAATCCAAGTCTGCTTCCCAGACTGATGGGAAGGCGGCTCAGAACAAGATATCTGAGATGGGCATGATGTCCTACAag atgtgtgtgtttgaccagGAGAACTTCCAGGGCCGCTGCATTGAGATCAACGGAGAGTGTATGAATGTATGTGACATGGGAATGGACAGGGTGCGCTCCCTGCGTGTCGACTGCGGACC CTTCGTTGGCTTTGAGCAGATGAACTTCTGTGGAGAGATGTTCATCCTGGAGAAGGGCGAATACCCCCGCTGGGACTCCTGGAGCAACTGTCAGAAGAATGACTACCTGCTGTCCTTCAGGCCTGTCCGCATG GACCCAGAGAAGCACAAGATCTGCCTGTATGAGGTTGGAGAGTTCAAGGGTCGCAAGATGGAGATCATGGATGATGATGTCCCCAGCCTGTTTTCCTATGGTTTTACTGACAGAGTGGGCAGCATCATGGTCAGCTGTGGAAC CTGGGTGGGTTACCAGTTCCCCGGCTACCGTGGCAGCCAGTACCTGCTGGAGAAGGGCGACTTCAGGCACTTCAACGAGTTTGGCGCCCGCTGCCCCCAGATGCAGTCCATTAGGCGCATCCGTGACATGCAGTGGCACCCACACGGCTGCTACACCATGTCCTCCAAGTGA
- the LOC117255688 gene encoding beta-crystallin A1-like, with the protein MYRFTKSHMSSPMYFPSMGTAHFFKLTVFEQEHFQGKCLEFTSECCNIHDCGLDNIRSIRVESGAWVGFEHHDFQGQQFILERGEYPNWEAYSGSLSYHNERFMSFRPVYCASHQSSRMMIFEKENFIGRSTELCDDYPSLQAMGWFMPEVGSMHVQCGAFVCYEYPGYRGQQYIMECERHSGDYQHWRNWGSHCQAPKIQSIRRIRH; encoded by the exons ATGTATAGATTTACTAAATCCCACATGAGCTCACCCATGTACTTCCCTAGCATGGGTACAGCCCATTTCTTtaag TTGACTGTGTTTGAGCAGGAACATTTCCAGGGCAAGTGTCTGGAGTTCACCTCTGAATGCTGCAACATCCACGACTGCGGCCTGGACAACATCCGCTCCATCCGAGTGGAGAGTGGAGC CTGGGTGGGATTTGAGCACCATGACTTCCAGGGCCAGCAGTTCATCCTGGAGAGGGGCGAGTACCCCAACTGGGAAGCCTACAGTGGCTCCCTGTCCTATCACAATGAGCGCTTCATGTCTTTTCGCCCCGTCTACTGTGCT TCCCACCAGAGTAGCCGCATGATGATCTTTGAGAAGGAGAACTTCATTGGCCGCAGCACAGAGCTGTGCGACGACTACCCCTCCCTGCAGGCTATGGGCTGGTTTATGCCTGAGGTGGGCTCTATGCACGTTCAATGTGGAGC CTTTGTGTGCTATGAGTACCCGGGCTACAGAGGCCAGCAGTACATCATGGAGTGTGAGAGACACAGCGGAGACTACCAGCACTGGAGAAACTGGGGCTCCCATTGCCAGGCTCCAAAGATCCAGTCAATCAGACGCATCAGGCACTAA